The proteins below are encoded in one region of Elusimicrobiota bacterium:
- a CDS encoding caspase family protein, protein MRIHLVILPLLLLAAGSAAAQRNREPHGHGTRQARRAVPALRPKRPAFAPRRFVGPRRARTQTVYIRVNEGYTPSSAAQPQTVYFPIDNGYAPYSPAHPALISNYETLIAPPEEPAAPQPQCRSDVDAPGYQVKEHPDSFAVVVGVENYSSLPKADFAACDAQAVRDHLKSLGYPVRNTMFLADNKAVRSGLEKYVDTWLPKQVGKDSRVFFYFSGHGAPDPKTGQTYLLPWDADPKYLDETGYPMQKLLAKLDALPAKQVVVVLDACFSGAGGRSVLAEGTRPLVTKVDLGRGSAKHLVLFTASGADEITGTVQSQGHGLFTYYFLKGLNGAARGSQEGVTVQDLYDYLRPQVEDAARLDNRDQSPQLFVPPEGQRRLLIKDLR, encoded by the coding sequence ATGAGGATACACCTGGTCATACTGCCCCTGCTCCTGCTGGCCGCGGGTTCCGCGGCCGCGCAAAGGAATCGGGAGCCGCATGGTCACGGAACGCGGCAGGCGCGCCGGGCGGTTCCGGCCCTGCGGCCGAAGCGCCCGGCGTTCGCGCCGAGGCGGTTCGTGGGCCCCCGGCGGGCCCGGACGCAGACCGTCTACATCCGGGTCAACGAAGGCTACACCCCCTCCAGCGCCGCCCAGCCGCAGACCGTCTATTTCCCTATCGACAACGGCTACGCCCCCTACAGCCCCGCCCACCCGGCGCTCATCTCGAACTACGAGACCCTGATCGCGCCCCCGGAGGAGCCGGCGGCCCCGCAGCCGCAGTGCCGTTCCGACGTTGACGCCCCCGGCTATCAGGTCAAGGAGCACCCCGACAGTTTCGCCGTGGTGGTCGGCGTCGAGAACTACTCCAGCCTGCCCAAGGCCGACTTTGCGGCCTGCGACGCCCAGGCCGTGCGCGACCACCTCAAGAGCCTCGGCTATCCCGTGCGCAACACCATGTTCCTCGCCGACAACAAGGCCGTCCGGTCGGGACTGGAGAAATACGTGGACACCTGGCTGCCCAAACAAGTCGGCAAGGACTCCCGGGTCTTCTTCTATTTCTCGGGCCACGGCGCGCCGGACCCCAAGACCGGGCAGACCTACCTGCTGCCCTGGGACGCGGACCCCAAATACCTCGACGAGACCGGCTATCCGATGCAGAAGCTCCTCGCCAAGCTCGATGCCTTGCCCGCCAAGCAAGTCGTGGTGGTGCTCGACGCCTGCTTCTCCGGGGCGGGCGGCCGCTCGGTGCTGGCCGAAGGCACCCGGCCCTTGGTCACCAAGGTGGACCTCGGCCGCGGCTCGGCCAAGCACCTGGTGCTCTTCACGGCCTCGGGCGCCGATGAGATCACGGGCACGGTCCAGTCGCAGGGCCACGGCCTTTTCACCTATTACTTCCTCAAGGGGCTCAACGGCGCCGCGCGGGGGAGCCAGGAAGGAGTGACCGTCCAGGACCTCTACGACTACCTCCGGCCCCAGGTCGAGGACGCCGCCCGCCTCGACAACCGCGACCAGAGCCCTCAGCTCTTCGTGCCGCCCGAAGGCCAGCGCCGGCTCCTCATCAAGGATCTGCGCTAA
- a CDS encoding SRPBCC domain-containing protein has product MSAEKPRPSAAARSRSRTRDLRLSVRIKAKPAAVYRVLTSARELCRWWLTGAETDARNAGRLRMVWPKRPGCRSFSGEREGCFVDLEPERKVAWMWRAGSRRNGVPPLCSFFILPKRGGCEVTLLHAGFPRRVAADKTYACFATGWEDALAKLKLYLETGRTCKPEVLTLAALKILLKPRK; this is encoded by the coding sequence ATGAGCGCCGAGAAGCCCCGTCCCTCCGCCGCTGCGCGATCCCGGTCGCGTACGCGCGATCTGCGCCTGTCCGTGAGGATCAAGGCCAAGCCCGCCGCGGTCTACCGCGTGCTGACCTCGGCCCGGGAGCTGTGCCGCTGGTGGCTCACCGGCGCCGAGACCGACGCGCGCAACGCGGGCCGCCTGCGCATGGTCTGGCCCAAGCGTCCCGGCTGCCGCAGCTTCTCCGGCGAACGCGAAGGCTGCTTCGTGGATCTCGAGCCCGAGCGCAAGGTGGCCTGGATGTGGCGCGCGGGCTCGCGCCGCAACGGCGTCCCGCCCCTGTGCAGCTTCTTCATCCTGCCCAAACGGGGAGGCTGCGAGGTGACCTTGCTGCACGCGGGCTTCCCGCGCCGCGTGGCCGCTGACAAGACCTATGCGTGCTTCGCCACGGGCTGGGAAGACGCCTTGGCCAAGCTCAAGCTCTATCTGGAGACCGGCCGGACCTGCAAGCCGGAGGTCCTCACCTTGGCGGCGCTCAAGATACTCCTCAAGCCCCGCAAATAG